In one window of Macadamia integrifolia cultivar HAES 741 chromosome 2, SCU_Mint_v3, whole genome shotgun sequence DNA:
- the LOC122072279 gene encoding pectinesterase, with the protein MLSLLITGRLYWPVLGLLVRAAVGGVMPMSWGMVVANDHELQPAARNNCVQENECGFTTYPKLCAETLLGHPNVHDTVSALLEKTIDETTKLSTAAILPNYQLAKSLKSQHPHHGLAMSIGYCVEVMDMSLKRLNQSLIALRNSRIKSKHDIQTWLSAVLTFQQACKDSVEYSSSSSSSFFLSSTGSLSVGKISNSMEHLSRLASNSLALVNRISRSGRRLSHRVASHETTTTTTSSPSLPLHFPSWVSPKDRELLQSGSGSGGGGGIKANAVVAKDGTGNFMSVHEAINAATGGRFVIYVKAGVYKEKIRTKKNGITLIGDGKYSTIIVGSHSVSSGSSLSHTPTFAISGDGFIARDIGFQNTAGPQAKQAVALYVASDRSVLYRCSISGYQDTLYALAFRQFYRECDILGTIDFIFGNAAAVFQRCNLVLRQPHSGGFNVILANGRSDSGQNTGFSVQSSRIVRSADFSGGHKAYLGRPWKQYSRSVVMQSSIDGAIDARGWVEWSGGFALKTLYFAEYQNSGPGARTSQRVQWTGFHLISAPDALQFTVAKFIGGDSWLPSTGVTYVSCL; encoded by the exons ATGTTGTCATTATTAATTACTGGCAGGCTGTACTGGCCTGTACTTGGACTGTTAGTGCGGGCGGCAGTAGGAGGGGTAATGCCCATGTCATGGGGCATGGTTGTTGCTAACGATCATGAACTGCAACCTGCAGCAAGGAACAACTGTGTCCAGGAGAATGAATGTGGCTTCACTACTTACCCTAAGCTCTGCGCTGAGACCTTGTTAGGGCATCCAAATGTCCATGACACGGTGTCTGCCCTGCTGGAAAAGACTATAGATGAGACCACCAAGCTCTCCACAGCTGCAATCCTTCCAAACTACCAACTTGCTAAGAGCCTTAAATCCCAGCATCCTCATCATGGTCTTGCTATGTCTATAG GTTACTGTGTTGAGGTGATGGACATGTCTCTCAAACGACTGAACCAATCCCTAATAGCTCTGAGAAACTCGCGTATCAAAAGCAAGCACGATATCCAAACATGGCTGAGTGCTGTGCTAACCTTTCAGCAAGCTTGCAAAGACTCGGTGGAATACtcgtcgtcgtcttcttcttctttttttctgtcGTCGACCGGGAGCTTATCGGTGGGTAAAATTTCGAATAGCATGGAGCACTTGTCTCGGTTGGCAAGTAACTCACTGGCGCTGGTCAATCGCATTTCCAGAAGCGGCCGACGCCTCTCTCATCGTGTGGCTTCTCAtgagacgacgacgacgacgactaGCTCCCCATCTTTGCCTTTGCATTTCCCAAGCTGGGTATCGCCCAAAGATCGGGAACTACTACAGAGTGGATCTGGgtctggtggtggtggagggaTCAAAGCCAATGCGGTGGTGGCAAAGGATGGGACAGGTAATTTTATGAGCGTGCACGAAGCAATCAATGCAGCTACAGGGGGACGGTTCGTCATCTACGTGAAGGCCGGGGTGTATAAAGAGAAGATCCGAACCAAGAAAAACGGCATCACCTTGATTGGTGATGGCAAATATTCCACCATTATTGTCGGCAGCCATAGCGTCTCTTCTGGCAGTTCTCTATCACACACGCCCACATTTG CAATCAGTGGTGATGGATTCATCGCAAGAGATATCGGATTCCAAAATACGGCGGGGCCGCAAGCGAAGCAAGCCGTGGCCCTATATGTCGCTTCGGATCGATCGGTGCTGTACAGGTGTAGTATCTCTGGGTACCAAGACACGCTATACGCGCTGGCCTTCCGCCAGTTCTACAGGGAGTGCGACATTCTCGGCACAATCGACTTCATCTTCGGCAACGCCGCCGCTGTCTTTCAGAGGTGCAATCTAGTCCTACGCCAACCTCACTCCGGAGGCTTCAACGTCATCTTGGCCAATGGCAGGAGCGACTCTGGCCAGAACACCGGCTTCTCCGTCCAGAGCTCCAGGATCGTTCGTTCCGCCGATTTCTCTGGGGGGCATAAAGCTTACCTTGGGAGGCCTTGGAAGCAGTACTCGAGATCGGTGGTGATGCAGTCCAGCATCGACGGTGCCATAGACGCCAGAGGTTGGGTGGAGTGGTCGGGTGGGTTCGCCCTCAAGACTCTCTACTTTGCGGAGTACCAGAACTCTGGACCTGGCGCCAGGACTTCTCAGAGGGTGCAATGGACTGGGTTTCACCTCATCTCCGCTCCCGACGCACTTCAGTTTACGGTCGCCAAGTTCATCGGAGGGGACTCTTGGTTGCCTTCTACTGGTGTCACTTACGTCTCCTGCCTTTAA